One Amycolatopsis sp. NBC_00355 genomic window carries:
- a CDS encoding alpha/beta hydrolase, which produces MLPWDGDLAGRLDRHTFTSALLRGNPLGDPHERPLWVYVPPGYDDSAERYPAVYVIQGYTGHLAMWANRTAFRQPFPETADAVFAGGAPGCVVVYVDAWTAYGGSQFVDSPGTGRYHSYLCDEIVPWVDEHYRTIPDRESRAITGKSSGGFGAMITPMLRPDLFGALATHAGDTLYELCYVPDFGDAVRALRGYDQDIQAWWADFRARPAFTKPEDANLLQLIGVSACFSPGEDGRPELPFDPATGVLRPQTWQRWLDWDPVRMAPGHADALRSLRAVWIDAGTRDEYYLDVGAQAFRDQLAKAGVPDGKVHFELFDAGHAAIDYRYPLSLAWLAERLAR; this is translated from the coding sequence ATGCTGCCCTGGGACGGCGACCTCGCCGGCCGGCTCGACCGGCACACCTTCACATCCGCGCTGCTGCGCGGCAATCCGCTCGGCGACCCGCACGAGCGGCCGCTGTGGGTGTACGTCCCACCGGGCTACGACGATTCCGCCGAACGCTACCCGGCGGTGTACGTGATCCAGGGTTACACCGGGCACCTGGCGATGTGGGCCAACCGGACGGCGTTCCGGCAGCCGTTCCCCGAGACGGCCGACGCGGTCTTCGCCGGCGGGGCGCCGGGCTGCGTCGTCGTGTACGTCGACGCGTGGACCGCGTACGGGGGCTCGCAGTTCGTCGACTCGCCGGGCACGGGGCGGTACCACTCGTACCTGTGCGACGAGATCGTGCCGTGGGTCGACGAGCACTACCGCACCATCCCGGACCGCGAATCCCGCGCGATCACGGGTAAGTCGTCGGGCGGTTTCGGGGCGATGATCACGCCGATGCTGCGCCCGGACCTGTTCGGCGCGCTGGCCACCCACGCGGGCGACACGCTGTACGAACTCTGCTACGTCCCGGACTTCGGCGACGCGGTACGTGCCCTGCGCGGCTACGACCAGGACATCCAGGCGTGGTGGGCGGACTTCCGCGCCCGCCCGGCGTTCACCAAGCCGGAGGACGCGAACCTGCTGCAGCTGATCGGCGTCTCCGCCTGCTTCTCCCCCGGCGAAGACGGCCGGCCGGAGCTGCCCTTCGACCCCGCGACCGGCGTGCTGCGCCCGCAGACGTGGCAGCGCTGGCTCGACTGGGACCCGGTCCGGATGGCGCCCGGCCACGCCGACGCGCTCCGCTCGTTGCGCGCGGTCTGGATCGACGCGGGCACGCGCGACGAGTACTACCTCGACGTCGGCGCGCAGGCGTTCCGCGACCAGCTGGCGAAGGCGGGCGTCCCGGACGGGAAGGTGCACTTCGAGCTGTTCGACGCGGGCCACGCCGCGATCGACTACCGCTACCCGCTTTCGCTGGCCTGGCTGGCGGAACGGCTGGCCCGCTGA
- a CDS encoding STAS domain-containing protein: MRIQKPPRLSRAFGRSSPGALCEPFAVTTEFEGARSTVVAVVGDIDLATVGILVECVETAMRAGGVLVLDLGEVTFCSGAGLRALHRLRRTAEEAAVEFACVVRSPRLWRLLRETGATGFSCYRDRADALAAVG, from the coding sequence ATGAGGATCCAGAAACCACCTCGGCTTTCGCGAGCCTTCGGCCGCAGTTCGCCGGGCGCGCTGTGCGAACCGTTCGCGGTCACCACGGAGTTCGAAGGCGCCCGGAGCACGGTTGTCGCCGTGGTCGGCGACATTGATCTCGCGACCGTCGGAATTCTTGTCGAATGTGTCGAGACCGCGATGCGGGCGGGTGGCGTGCTCGTGCTCGACCTGGGCGAGGTGACGTTCTGCTCGGGAGCCGGCCTGCGCGCGCTGCACCGGCTGCGACGCACGGCCGAAGAAGCTGCCGTCGAGTTCGCCTGCGTGGTGCGGTCCCCGCGGTTGTGGCGGTTGCTGCGGGAGACCGGCGCCACCGGCTTCTCGTGCTACCGGGACCGTGCCGACGCGCTCGCCGCCGTCGGCTGA
- a CDS encoding fumarylacetoacetate hydrolase family protein, which yields MRLSTVDGRAALVAGDGVIDVAGASDGRFGPDPMAVLEQWTAFRVWAANAVLPAAEPLAGRALDAPVPRPRQVFAIALNYPPHAAEAGYQPPADPLVFTKFPSCITGPDTTVELPGDRVDWEVELVAVIGVGGHRIAAGDAWEHVAGLTVGQDLSERGVQLLGTPPQFSLGKSFPGFGPTGPALVTPDEFADPGDLRLVTELNGTVVQKARTGEMIFGVPELIARLSAICPLLPGDLVFTGTPAGVGNRMSPPRYLGPDDVLVSRIEGIGELRTRFTRTLATA from the coding sequence ATGCGCCTGTCCACAGTGGACGGCCGGGCCGCCCTGGTGGCCGGCGACGGCGTCATCGACGTCGCCGGAGCCAGCGACGGCCGGTTCGGCCCCGATCCGATGGCCGTGCTCGAGCAGTGGACGGCGTTCCGGGTGTGGGCGGCGAACGCCGTGCTGCCCGCGGCCGAGCCCCTGGCCGGCCGCGCGCTCGACGCGCCCGTGCCGCGGCCGCGGCAGGTCTTCGCGATCGCCCTCAACTATCCGCCGCACGCCGCCGAGGCCGGTTACCAGCCACCCGCGGATCCGTTGGTGTTCACCAAGTTCCCGAGCTGCATCACGGGCCCGGACACCACGGTGGAGCTGCCCGGCGACCGCGTCGACTGGGAGGTCGAGCTGGTCGCGGTGATCGGCGTCGGCGGCCACCGCATCGCCGCCGGGGACGCCTGGGAGCACGTCGCCGGGCTGACCGTCGGCCAGGACCTGTCCGAGCGGGGTGTGCAGCTGCTCGGCACGCCGCCGCAGTTCTCGCTCGGCAAGTCGTTCCCCGGTTTCGGCCCGACCGGCCCGGCCCTGGTGACGCCGGACGAGTTCGCCGACCCCGGCGACCTCCGCCTGGTCACCGAGCTGAACGGCACGGTCGTCCAGAAGGCCCGGACCGGCGAGATGATCTTCGGTGTGCCGGAGCTGATCGCCCGGCTGTCGGCGATCTGCCCGCTGCTGCCGGGTGACCTCGTCTTCACCGGAACCCCGGCCGGGGTGGGCAACCGGATGAGCCCGCCGCGGTACCTCGGGCCGGACGACGTGCTGGTCAGCCGGATCGAGGGGATCGGCGAACTGCGCACCCGGTTCACGCGCACCCTTGCCACGGCCTGA
- a CDS encoding fumarylacetoacetate hydrolase family protein, whose protein sequence is MKLVTFNDNQVGRIADDQVLELDTASTREFFERDRAVPETGRRYPLADVRLRAPIVPKKFFHTAGNFREHHEDLVRVNWSHPVNKGIVFFQNVDAIIGPEEPIVYPSHLTSELDYELELAIVLGKPGKFFGAEQAAEHIGGYLVFNDITARDIQRREMESGVFSFSKAIETFCPIGPYIVTADEIEDPHNLDMELRVNGDVRQKSNTGRMSVSIPQLIAYHSPQTYSAGDLITTGTIAGVAASTEDPFANYLKPGDVVEAEIEGIGVLRNPVVSWQDAHGTPPPAADQWV, encoded by the coding sequence ATGAAGCTCGTCACCTTCAACGACAACCAGGTCGGGCGCATCGCCGACGACCAGGTGCTGGAACTCGACACCGCCTCGACGCGGGAGTTCTTCGAACGCGACCGCGCCGTGCCCGAGACCGGCCGCCGCTACCCCCTGGCCGACGTGCGCCTGCGCGCGCCGATCGTGCCGAAGAAGTTCTTCCACACCGCGGGCAACTTCCGCGAGCACCACGAGGACCTCGTCCGGGTGAACTGGTCGCACCCGGTGAACAAGGGCATCGTCTTCTTCCAGAACGTCGACGCGATCATCGGCCCGGAGGAGCCGATCGTCTACCCGTCGCACCTGACGTCCGAGCTGGACTACGAGCTCGAACTGGCGATCGTGCTCGGGAAGCCGGGCAAGTTCTTCGGCGCCGAGCAGGCGGCCGAGCACATCGGCGGCTACCTCGTCTTCAACGACATCACCGCACGCGACATCCAGCGGCGCGAGATGGAGTCCGGCGTCTTCTCCTTCTCCAAGGCCATCGAGACGTTCTGCCCGATCGGCCCGTACATCGTGACGGCCGACGAGATCGAGGACCCGCACAACCTGGACATGGAGCTGCGGGTCAACGGCGACGTCCGGCAGAAGTCCAACACCGGGCGGATGTCGGTGTCGATCCCGCAGCTGATCGCCTACCACTCGCCGCAGACCTACAGCGCGGGCGACCTCATCACCACCGGCACGATCGCCGGTGTCGCGGCGAGCACCGAGGACCCGTTCGCGAACTACCTCAAGCCCGGCGACGTCGTCGAGGCCGAGATCGAGGGCATCGGCGTGCTGCGCAACCCGGTCGTGTCCTGGCAGGACGCCCACGGCACCCCGCCGCCGGCCGCGGACCAGTGGGTCTGA
- a CDS encoding Rieske (2Fe-2S) protein produces MRDESTDPVLARRTALAVLGAGLAAGCSTYGGTSGTSAPPPAAGSGTELGAAGDVPVGGGKVFADKQVVVTQPAAGTYAAFSAICTHQGCAVDAVADGTINCPCHGSKFKIADGSVATGPATRPLEKKTVTVTGGKITLA; encoded by the coding sequence GTGCGCGACGAATCCACGGACCCGGTGCTGGCGCGCCGGACGGCGCTCGCGGTGCTGGGCGCCGGGCTGGCGGCCGGCTGCAGCACCTACGGCGGCACGAGCGGGACGTCCGCACCGCCACCCGCCGCGGGCAGCGGCACCGAACTCGGCGCGGCGGGCGACGTCCCGGTCGGCGGCGGAAAGGTGTTCGCCGACAAGCAGGTGGTGGTGACCCAGCCCGCGGCGGGAACCTACGCCGCGTTCTCGGCGATCTGCACCCACCAGGGCTGCGCGGTCGACGCCGTCGCGGACGGCACCATCAACTGCCCCTGCCACGGCAGCAAGTTCAAGATCGCCGACGGCTCGGTCGCGACGGGCCCGGCGACCCGGCCGCTGGAGAAGAAGACGGTCACGGTCACGGGCGGCAAGATCACCCTGGCCTGA
- a CDS encoding serine/threonine-protein kinase — protein MSWQFWPYRVETLIARGGMGEVLRAYDTRHDRVVALKLLAPEYATDRDFQERFRREAHAVARLREPHVIPIHAYGEIDGRLYLDMRLVEGDDLGTRLTAGGPLPPADAVDVIGQVAQALAAAHAEGLVHRDVKPSNVLVGPTGFAYLVDFGIARAAGPATGLTATGGAVGTLDYMAPERFADAPADHRVDVYSLACVLHQCLTGSKPFAATTAASLIGAHLHQPPPRPSTLRPGLPAAFDDVVARGMAKDPAERFGSVTELAGAARAALGGTGPVAAAAPPTRQATHLAPPPPPATVVRRSAKAPWLVAGVALLALVAVAAWFLVDKSSSRAGATPGPSAPPTAASPTTSSPSSAPPVTAQVTTTQVTVRTSIVSGADLGLTTPLSTPACDGSYVVVLGSAITPARYRTDVQQFLTAHPGAHYLHTPSTGCGSLRQQVNGADVYAVFDGPFATEESACARRAGAAYVKRLDNTTPPATVVTC, from the coding sequence GTGAGCTGGCAGTTCTGGCCCTACCGGGTGGAGACCCTGATCGCCCGCGGCGGGATGGGCGAGGTGCTGCGGGCCTACGACACGCGCCACGACCGCGTCGTGGCGCTGAAGCTGCTCGCCCCGGAGTACGCCACCGACCGGGACTTCCAGGAGCGGTTCCGGCGCGAGGCGCACGCGGTGGCGCGGCTGCGCGAGCCGCACGTCATCCCGATCCACGCCTACGGCGAGATCGACGGGCGGCTCTACCTCGACATGCGCCTGGTCGAAGGCGACGACCTCGGCACCCGGCTCACCGCCGGCGGGCCGCTCCCGCCGGCCGACGCCGTCGACGTCATCGGACAGGTCGCGCAGGCCCTGGCCGCCGCGCACGCCGAAGGACTGGTGCACCGGGACGTCAAGCCGTCGAACGTGCTGGTCGGCCCGACCGGCTTCGCCTACCTCGTGGACTTCGGCATCGCCCGCGCGGCCGGGCCCGCCACCGGGCTCACCGCGACCGGCGGCGCCGTCGGGACCCTCGACTACATGGCGCCGGAACGGTTCGCCGACGCGCCCGCCGACCACCGCGTCGACGTCTACTCGCTGGCCTGCGTGCTGCACCAGTGCCTGACCGGCAGCAAGCCGTTCGCGGCGACGACGGCCGCGTCGCTCATCGGCGCCCACCTGCACCAGCCGCCGCCCCGGCCCAGCACGCTGCGGCCCGGCCTGCCCGCGGCGTTCGACGACGTCGTCGCGCGGGGCATGGCGAAGGACCCGGCCGAGCGCTTCGGGAGCGTCACGGAGCTGGCCGGCGCAGCGCGGGCCGCGCTCGGCGGCACCGGCCCGGTCGCCGCGGCCGCGCCCCCGACCCGGCAGGCGACGCACCTCGCGCCCCCACCGCCGCCCGCGACGGTCGTGCGGCGGAGTGCGAAGGCGCCGTGGCTGGTCGCCGGGGTCGCGCTGCTGGCCCTGGTGGCCGTCGCCGCGTGGTTCCTGGTCGACAAGTCGTCGTCGCGGGCCGGGGCGACACCCGGTCCGTCGGCACCGCCCACCGCCGCCTCTCCGACCACCAGCTCCCCGTCGAGCGCGCCGCCGGTGACCGCTCAGGTGACGACCACGCAGGTGACCGTCAGGACGTCGATCGTCAGCGGCGCCGACCTCGGGCTGACGACCCCGCTGAGCACACCCGCGTGCGACGGCTCCTACGTCGTCGTCCTCGGCTCGGCCATCACGCCGGCCCGCTACCGCACCGACGTCCAGCAGTTCCTGACCGCCCACCCCGGCGCGCACTACCTGCACACGCCGAGCACCGGCTGCGGCTCGCTGCGGCAGCAGGTGAACGGCGCCGACGTCTACGCCGTCTTCGACGGGCCGTTCGCCACCGAAGAAAGCGCGTGCGCGCGGCGCGCCGGCGCCGCCTACGTCAAGCGGCTCGACAACACGACGCCACCGGCCACGGTCGTCACCTGCTGA
- the ligD gene encoding non-homologous end-joining DNA ligase has protein sequence MAGSRITVRVGERQLTLSNLEKVLYPKTGFTKGEVLDYYTRIAPVLLPHIHDRAMTFVRFPDGVTGGSFFEKDVSRHAPEWVRTASLTVTGRGKDSEIVNYPLINDLPELVWAANLAALELHVHQWTVDAGNERSLPDRLVFDLDPGPGATVVDCCRVAERLYDVLADDGFTPVAKTSGSKGMQLYAGVVTTDAAETSQYAKALAERLAAETPDLVVARMTKTLRPGKIFIDWSQNNPFKTTVAPYSLRGRDEPTVSTPVTWDEVRACRHVTHLRFTADEVLRRVDGLGDLFADLERTRVPIPAFG, from the coding sequence GTGGCGGGGAGCCGGATCACGGTGCGGGTGGGGGAGCGGCAGCTGACGCTGTCGAACCTCGAAAAGGTGCTCTACCCGAAGACCGGGTTCACCAAGGGCGAGGTGCTCGACTACTACACGCGGATCGCGCCCGTGCTGCTGCCGCACATCCACGACCGGGCGATGACCTTCGTGCGTTTCCCCGACGGCGTCACCGGCGGCTCGTTCTTCGAGAAGGACGTCTCCCGTCACGCCCCGGAGTGGGTCCGCACCGCGAGCCTCACCGTCACCGGCCGCGGCAAGGACTCCGAGATCGTCAACTACCCGCTGATCAACGACCTGCCCGAACTCGTGTGGGCGGCCAACCTCGCCGCGCTCGAGCTGCACGTCCACCAGTGGACCGTCGACGCCGGCAACGAGCGGAGCCTGCCGGACCGCCTGGTGTTCGACCTCGACCCGGGCCCCGGCGCGACCGTCGTCGACTGCTGCCGCGTCGCCGAGCGGCTCTACGACGTGCTCGCCGACGACGGGTTCACGCCGGTCGCGAAGACCAGTGGCTCCAAGGGCATGCAGCTCTACGCGGGCGTGGTGACCACCGACGCCGCCGAGACGTCGCAGTACGCGAAGGCGCTCGCCGAACGGCTGGCCGCGGAGACGCCGGACCTCGTGGTCGCGCGGATGACGAAGACCCTGCGCCCGGGCAAGATCTTCATCGACTGGAGCCAGAACAACCCGTTCAAGACCACCGTGGCGCCGTACTCGCTGCGTGGGCGCGACGAGCCGACGGTGTCCACTCCGGTCACCTGGGACGAGGTCCGCGCCTGCCGGCACGTCACGCACCTGCGGTTCACCGCGGACGAAGTCCTGCGGCGCGTCGACGGGCTCGGGGATCTCTTCGCGGACCTCGAGCGCACGCGCGTGCCGATTCCGGCATTCGGCTGA
- a CDS encoding DUF6292 family protein yields MSGLIDADLEFWFQRGLRAYLGEVARALGFGLESCTVDVDVPVSAYLAVDWRLRRFPERDVALLWDEVHGWAAAVEAACGEEMIVLAYLGGADILPQPRVIVRFLAALRAGDLAPDGLGSPVLRRAGSHQDLLPLLPTG; encoded by the coding sequence GTGTCCGGCCTGATCGACGCCGATCTCGAGTTCTGGTTCCAGCGCGGCCTGCGCGCCTACCTCGGCGAGGTGGCCCGGGCACTGGGCTTCGGCCTCGAGTCGTGCACCGTGGACGTCGACGTCCCGGTGTCGGCCTACCTCGCGGTCGACTGGCGGCTGCGGCGCTTCCCCGAGCGCGACGTCGCGCTGCTGTGGGACGAGGTGCACGGCTGGGCGGCCGCGGTCGAGGCCGCGTGCGGGGAGGAGATGATCGTGCTGGCCTACCTGGGCGGCGCCGACATCCTGCCGCAACCCCGGGTGATCGTGCGGTTCCTGGCCGCGCTGCGCGCCGGTGACCTGGCCCCGGACGGGCTCGGTTCACCCGTGCTGCGCCGCGCCGGCAGCCACCAGGACCTGCTGCCGCTGCTGCCGACCGGCTAG
- a CDS encoding DUF6529 family protein: protein MTAPAADNRAGTALLVPLAVGAVVAVALGVYGNLHTPTGVAVNVAGFSSPQSVKAWLATVVVLLAVVQLVTALVMYGKLGRTAPAWVSPVHRWSGRLAFLVSIPVALHCLYALGFQSFDTRVLLHSLLGCFFYGIFVVKMLLLRKDGAPGWSLPVVGGLVFTALVGLWLSASLWFFTQSGLTF, encoded by the coding sequence GTGACCGCGCCCGCAGCGGACAACCGGGCCGGGACCGCGCTCCTCGTGCCGCTGGCCGTCGGTGCCGTCGTCGCGGTGGCGCTCGGCGTCTACGGCAACCTGCACACGCCGACCGGCGTGGCGGTGAACGTCGCGGGCTTCTCGAGCCCGCAGTCGGTGAAGGCGTGGCTCGCGACGGTCGTCGTCCTGCTGGCCGTCGTGCAGCTGGTCACGGCGCTGGTGATGTACGGCAAGCTCGGCCGCACCGCGCCCGCGTGGGTCTCGCCGGTGCACCGCTGGTCGGGCCGGCTGGCTTTCCTGGTGTCGATCCCGGTGGCGCTGCACTGCCTGTACGCGCTCGGGTTCCAGTCGTTCGACACCCGCGTCCTGCTGCATTCCTTGCTGGGCTGCTTCTTCTACGGCATCTTCGTCGTGAAGATGTTGCTGCTGCGCAAGGACGGCGCGCCCGGCTGGTCGCTCCCGGTCGTCGGCGGGCTGGTCTTCACCGCGCTGGTCGGGCTCTGGCTCAGCGCGTCGCTCTGGTTCTTCACCCAATCCGGCTTGACCTTCTAG
- a CDS encoding GNAT family N-acetyltransferase: MTDTVRLVEITDANRDAVRALRVEPGQQRFVASVARSLEDAATTPEGEPWYRAVYAGAEPVGFVMLSWNVPPGRPGVLGPYFLWRLLIDARYQRHGYGRAVLTLVADLVRADGGTELLTSHQPDEDGPGPFYRRFGFRPTGEIDHGEVVLRLPLSGS; this comes from the coding sequence ATGACGGACACGGTGCGGCTGGTCGAGATCACCGACGCGAACCGGGACGCCGTGCGCGCGTTGCGCGTGGAGCCCGGGCAGCAGCGGTTCGTCGCGTCGGTGGCGCGATCCCTGGAGGACGCGGCGACCACCCCGGAGGGCGAACCCTGGTACCGGGCCGTCTACGCCGGTGCCGAGCCGGTCGGGTTCGTCATGCTCAGCTGGAACGTGCCACCCGGGCGGCCGGGCGTCCTCGGGCCGTACTTCCTGTGGCGGCTGCTGATCGACGCGCGGTACCAGCGCCACGGGTACGGCCGCGCGGTGCTCACCCTCGTCGCCGATCTCGTGCGCGCGGACGGCGGCACCGAGCTGCTCACCAGTCACCAGCCGGACGAGGACGGGCCGGGGCCGTTCTACCGGCGGTTCGGGTTCCGGCCGACCGGCGAGATCGACCACGGGGAGGTGGTCCTGCGGCTGCCGCTGTCCGGGAGCTGA
- a CDS encoding alpha/beta fold hydrolase, whose protein sequence is MVTETDLVLPDGRTLHVYDTGTPARLTAVWHHGTPNLGTPPPPLVRARRDVRWVSYDRPGYGSSTPLPGRDLANAAECTAAVADALGIGEFAVVGHSGGGAHALACGALLPARVLAVVSVSAMAPFDAAGLDWFGGMAPASEASLRAAAEGRATKEKYEAAAEFDPDVFTDADMTALNGSQAWLNDVVGPALAAGPGALIDDDLAYVTPWGCDPALITASLLLMHGERDRMIPASHGAWLAAHCPTAEFRPHPADGHLSVLDHAADALDWLAHR, encoded by the coding sequence ATGGTGACCGAGACCGACCTGGTCCTGCCCGACGGGCGGACCTTGCACGTCTACGACACGGGGACGCCCGCCCGGCTCACCGCCGTCTGGCACCACGGCACGCCCAACCTCGGCACCCCGCCCCCGCCGCTGGTCCGGGCGCGCCGGGACGTCCGCTGGGTGTCCTACGACCGGCCCGGCTACGGCAGCTCCACGCCTCTCCCCGGCCGGGACCTCGCGAACGCCGCCGAGTGCACCGCCGCGGTCGCCGACGCGCTGGGAATCGGCGAGTTCGCCGTCGTGGGGCACTCCGGCGGCGGGGCGCACGCCCTCGCCTGCGGCGCGCTCCTGCCGGCGCGTGTCCTCGCCGTCGTCAGCGTCTCCGCCATGGCGCCCTTCGACGCCGCGGGGCTCGACTGGTTCGGCGGCATGGCCCCGGCGAGCGAGGCCTCCCTGCGTGCCGCCGCCGAAGGCCGGGCCACCAAGGAAAAGTACGAGGCCGCCGCCGAGTTCGATCCCGATGTCTTCACCGACGCGGACATGACCGCGCTCAACGGTTCGCAGGCGTGGCTGAACGACGTCGTGGGGCCGGCGCTGGCGGCCGGACCGGGGGCGCTGATCGACGACGACCTCGCCTACGTCACACCGTGGGGCTGCGACCCGGCGCTGATCACCGCTTCCCTGCTCCTGATGCACGGCGAACGCGACCGGATGATCCCCGCGTCGCACGGCGCGTGGCTCGCCGCGCACTGCCCCACCGCCGAGTTCCGGCCGCACCCGGCCGACGGGCACCTCTCGGTGCTCGACCACGCCGCCGACGCCCTCGACTGGCTCGCGCACCGCTGA
- the ligD gene encoding non-homologous end-joining DNA ligase, producing the protein MAGTVPDAVSPMLAVDGDLPDDDQHGYEWKWDGFRGCVRVADSGETRITSRSGSDHTARYPELGDVFGPALGGRAAVLDGEVVALNPAGRPEFELMQRRAMYEPTPKLRAEVPVVYFAFDLLRLDDRSLLNLPYAQRRELLAELVRPADGRIVVPPWYTRADLTPAQLLATAAEHGIEGVVAKRLDAPYLPGARSPLWTKRALTHTHEVIVGGWRPGAGRRSGTLGALLLGAYDDDGALVYLGDVGTGFTDDALDHLSAVLAPLARPASPFDTEVPRDRARGAHWVEPSLVGEVVYRRITPDRRLRHTSWRGLRPDRTPDEVGLPSS; encoded by the coding sequence ATGGCGGGGACGGTGCCGGACGCGGTTTCGCCGATGCTGGCCGTCGACGGGGACCTCCCGGACGACGACCAGCACGGCTACGAGTGGAAGTGGGACGGCTTCCGCGGCTGCGTGCGGGTCGCCGACAGCGGCGAAACCCGGATCACCAGCCGCAGCGGCAGCGACCACACGGCCCGCTACCCCGAGCTGGGCGACGTCTTCGGGCCCGCGCTCGGCGGCCGGGCCGCGGTGCTCGACGGCGAGGTCGTCGCGCTGAACCCGGCCGGGCGGCCGGAGTTCGAGCTGATGCAGCGGCGCGCCATGTACGAGCCGACGCCGAAGCTGCGCGCCGAGGTCCCGGTCGTCTACTTCGCCTTCGACCTGCTGCGGCTCGACGACCGGTCGCTGCTGAACCTGCCCTACGCCCAGCGGCGCGAGCTGCTGGCCGAGCTGGTCCGGCCCGCCGACGGCCGGATCGTCGTGCCGCCCTGGTACACCCGCGCCGACCTCACGCCGGCGCAGCTGCTGGCGACGGCGGCCGAGCACGGCATCGAAGGGGTCGTCGCGAAGCGCCTGGACGCGCCGTACCTGCCCGGCGCGCGATCGCCGTTGTGGACCAAGCGCGCGCTGACCCACACGCACGAGGTGATCGTCGGCGGCTGGCGGCCCGGCGCCGGCCGCCGCTCGGGCACCCTGGGCGCCCTCCTGCTGGGCGCGTACGACGACGACGGTGCCCTGGTCTACCTCGGCGACGTCGGCACCGGCTTCACCGACGACGCGCTCGACCACCTCAGCGCGGTGCTCGCGCCGCTGGCCCGCCCGGCGAGCCCGTTCGACACGGAGGTCCCGCGTGATCGCGCCCGCGGCGCCCACTGGGTCGAACCGTCGCTGGTCGGCGAGGTCGTCTACCGGCGGATCACCCCGGACCGGCGGCTGCGGCACACGTCGTGGCGCGGCCTGCGCCCGGACCGGACGCCGGACGAGGTCGGCCTGCCGTCGTCGTGA
- a CDS encoding DUF3800 domain-containing protein — protein sequence MPPVEIACDESGSEGENLVGGETDVFVHAGIRMSPDAAEACVREIRRRIGSPAEEYKANHLLRAKHRPVLEWLLDPAGPLAGRGHVHLTDKTLFAVRAAVTVLAEQGTDTMARTLHREGPAAFGARWDFFLAAFTSVLRLNPRRGVTTSPAEFFALVGELAATPGEAGEIMGRFRDGAERVAAYRARLADPGFVPVLDPLVPAVRHTIRHWSAAGTPVAVVHDEQLALTAERVLQLKATLGARLAGVRFVDSRSDARVQVADFLAGVARRIASEELNARGDAQLTTLLQSFVDAESVWDGPFVSR from the coding sequence GTGCCCCCGGTCGAGATCGCCTGCGACGAGTCGGGTTCGGAGGGCGAGAACCTCGTCGGCGGCGAGACGGACGTCTTCGTCCACGCCGGGATCCGGATGTCGCCGGACGCCGCCGAGGCCTGCGTGCGGGAGATCCGGCGCCGCATCGGGTCGCCCGCCGAGGAGTACAAGGCGAACCACCTGCTGCGCGCCAAGCACCGGCCGGTGCTCGAATGGCTGCTCGACCCGGCGGGCCCGCTGGCCGGCCGCGGGCACGTGCACCTGACCGACAAGACCCTGTTCGCCGTGCGCGCCGCGGTCACCGTGCTGGCCGAGCAGGGCACCGACACCATGGCGCGCACCCTCCACCGCGAAGGCCCGGCCGCGTTCGGTGCCCGCTGGGACTTCTTCCTCGCGGCCTTCACCAGCGTGCTGCGGCTCAACCCGCGCCGCGGCGTCACGACGTCGCCCGCCGAGTTCTTCGCGCTGGTCGGTGAGCTCGCCGCGACCCCGGGCGAAGCCGGCGAGATCATGGGCCGGTTCCGCGACGGCGCCGAGCGCGTCGCCGCCTACCGGGCGCGGCTGGCCGACCCGGGCTTCGTGCCCGTGCTGGATCCGCTGGTGCCGGCGGTGCGCCACACCATCCGGCACTGGAGCGCCGCGGGCACCCCGGTCGCCGTGGTCCACGACGAGCAGCTCGCGCTGACCGCCGAGCGTGTGCTGCAGCTCAAGGCCACGCTCGGCGCCCGGCTGGCGGGCGTGCGGTTCGTCGACTCGCGGTCCGACGCCCGCGTCCAGGTTGCCGACTTCCTCGCCGGCGTCGCCCGGCGGATCGCCTCCGAAGAGCTCAACGCCCGCGGCGACGCCCAGCTGACCACGCTGCTTCAGTCCTTTGTGGACGCCGAGTCGGTCTGGGACGGCCCGTTCGTCAGCAGGTGA
- a CDS encoding DoxX family protein, whose product MSTAYLIVSIVGAAMAGFSAYSVFTRAKWVVEPLAEYGVPRSWWPWLGTAKAAGAAGLIAGLFVPVIGVAAGIGLVLYFTGAVITVARAKSYAHLAFPLMYLAPVVASLALVS is encoded by the coding sequence ATGTCCACCGCCTACCTGATCGTCAGCATCGTCGGTGCCGCCATGGCCGGGTTCTCGGCCTACTCGGTCTTCACCCGCGCGAAGTGGGTCGTGGAGCCGCTCGCCGAGTACGGCGTGCCCCGCTCGTGGTGGCCGTGGCTCGGCACGGCCAAGGCCGCCGGCGCGGCGGGCCTGATCGCGGGCCTGTTCGTCCCGGTGATCGGGGTCGCCGCCGGAATCGGCCTGGTGCTCTACTTCACCGGCGCCGTCATCACGGTCGCGCGGGCGAAGTCGTACGCGCACTTGGCTTTCCCGCTGATGTACCTGGCGCCGGTGGTCGCTTCGCTGGCGCTGGTGTCCTGA